The following are encoded in a window of Chaetodon auriga isolate fChaAug3 chromosome 24, fChaAug3.hap1, whole genome shotgun sequence genomic DNA:
- the LOC143317512 gene encoding actin-related protein 2: MDSEGRKVVVCDNGTGFVKCGFAGSNFPEHIFPAMVGRPIIRSTTRMGNIEIKDLMVGDEASECRSMLEVSYPMENGMVRCWEDMLHLWDYTFGPDRLNINPSECKILLTEPPMNPTKNREKITEVMFEKYQFHGIYVAIQAVLTLYAQGLLTGVVVDSGDGVTHICPVYEGFSLPHLTRRLDIAGRDITRYLIKLLLLRGYAFNHTADFETVRMLKEKLCYVGYNIEQEQRLATETTYLVESFTLPDGRQVKVGGERFGAPEALFQPHLINVEGAGVAELLFNTIQAADIDLRADFYKHIVLSGGTTMYPGLPSRLEREIKQLYLERVLDGDTEKLSKFKIRIEDPPRRKHMVFLGGAVLANIMKDKDSFWLSRAEYEEKGLGALQKLGGAVR; encoded by the exons ATGGACAGTGAGGGGAGAAAAGTGGTGGTCTGTGACAATGGGACAGGG TTTGTCAAGTGTGGCTTTGCTGGATCCAACTTCCCTGAACACATCTTCCCCGCCATGGTGGGTCGACCAATCATACGATCTACCACCAGAATGGGCAACATTGAGATAAAG GACCTGATGGTGGGTGATGAGGCCAGCGAGTGTCGCTCCATGCTGGAGGTGTCTTACCCCATGGAGAACGGCATGGTGCGCTGCTGGGAGGACATGCTCCACCTGTGGGACTACACCTTTGGTCCCGACCGTCTGAACATCAACCCATCAGAATGCAAG ATCCTGCTGACTGAGCCACCCATGAACCCCACCAAGAACCGGGAGAAGATCACAGAGGTCATGTTTGAGAAGTACCAGTTCCACGGCATTTATGTGGCAATTCAGGCTGTGCTCACTCTCTACGCTCAAG GTTTGCTGACCGGTGTGGTCGTCGACTCGGGGGATGGCGTCACCCACATCTGTCCGGTGTATGAGGGCTTTTCTTTACCCCACCTCACACGCAGACTGGACATCGCAGGACGTGACATCACACGCTACCTCATTAAG ctcctgctTCTCCGCGGTTACGCCTTCAACCACACGGCCGACTTTGAGACGGTGCGTATGTTGAAGGAGAAGCTCTGCTATGTGGGATACAACATCGAGCAGGAGCAGCGCCTCGCCACAGAGACCACCTACCTGGTGGAGTCATTCACG CTCCCTGATGGCCGGCAGGTGAAGGTGGGTGGAGAGAGGTTTGGGGCTCCTGAAGCTCTCTTCCAGCCTCATCTCATCAACGTGGAGGGGGCAGGAgtggctgagctgctgtttaACACCATCCAGGCTGCAGACATTGACCTCag GGCAGACTTCTATAAGCACATTGTTCTGTCAGGAGGGACCACCATGTACCCCGGGCTTCCATCCAGACTGGAAAGAGAGATCAAGCAGCTCTACCTGGAGAGGGTGCTGGACGGAGACACTGAGAAACTATCA AAGTTTAAGATCCGCATCGAGGACCCTCCCAGGCGTAAACACATGGTGTTCCTGGGCGGCGCGGTGCTGGCCAACATCATGAAAGACAAGGACTCCTTCTGGCTGAGCCGGGCAGAGTACGAGGAGAAAGGCCTGGGAGCGCTGCAGAAGCTGGGAGGTGCAgtcagatga
- the rin1b gene encoding ras and Rab interactor 2 yields the protein MQEATQPGSQRAFSVLDRLLITHPVWLQLSLNQDSALYMLLREPVGTFLVRKCSSSQRKVLCLRVTADKSASSVKECFICEEDSTFALENSALSFPDLCRLVAFYCVSRDVLPFPLQLPEAIAKATTHRQLEAISHMGQDFWSAPSASDIQNGPIDLAASTSGSQGQTTLAQDYCALLTRGRQGKLCFINPLFLQLEVSKQPQLINHSASNKRHRFKRSMRLRLSESSMNLSLEGVGSYSPSTSEDQPSGSERLQKTSTNPQRRVHPGAGVLRRTPAVSPGSAEEEDMMSVYVPQTSAKVDEPPQPQQSARAGEPGVEVAALALERRPAPSLAELDSSSSFSSVDEDNDSDSDTDSMARAQTHLYPRPPLMRSRGRGGLHRMSEAFVCFFAPDKRLTRLVEELSRDRRSTFGGMVQDFLLEQREVLKSLVSSTSSSSSRVTSVQLLQGLRLFLSQAKCCLLDSGELEPPIETLVPENEKDLALERAMFSCVLRPLKSPLAKALVELHNQDGSSQCLTQNLLRLKGDAAMERLGVRTGVPDGRGVERVKQKLVMMQRTHSPIDKVLLLLQVCKCVHKAMGSLHGQEVSWDDFLPSLSYVIVECNRPHILIEVEYMMELLEPSWLGGEGGYYLTSVYASLCLIQSLDKEQPFSGCLTPEAQEALKEWSCRRSREAQRQKENQQNQRCVRILFQDGERSAVRTLQWRAGETSQALAQLCATTFGVSDPQQYTLYWRSGGEMRALPPQAQPQDLASHSEGGPSLSYLRTDHDFSKMRRLTRGGAVDLSESVCEE from the exons ATGCAGGAGGCTACCCAGCCAGGCTCTCAGCGGGCCTTCAGCGTCCTGGATCGTCTGCTGATCACACATCccgtgtggctgcagctgtcaCTCAACCAAGACTCTGCCCTCTATATGCTGCTCAGAGAGCCTGTTGGG ACCTTCCTGGTGCGTAAATGCAGCTCCAGCCAGAGGAAGGTGCTGTGTTTGAGAGTGACAGCGGACAAAAGTGCCTCCTCTGTTAAGGAGTGCTTCATCTGTGAGGAGGACTCCA CATTCGCCTTGGAGAACTCAGCACTCAGCTTCCCTGACTTGTGTCGCCTGGTGGCCTTCTACTGTGTCAGCAG AGATGTGTTGCCCTTCCCACTGCAGTTACCAGAGGCCATCGCTAAAGCCACAACACACAGGCAGCTGGAGGCCATCTCACACATGGGACAAG ACTTCTGGAGCGCACCGAGTGCTTCAGACATCCAAAACGGACCGATCGACCTGGCCGCGTCTACCAGTGGCAGCCAGGGTCAGACAACACTGGCCCAGGACTACTGTGCCCTGCTGACCCGGGGTAGACAAGGCAAACTCTGCTTCATTAACCCGCTCTTCCTACAGCTGGAGGTTAGCAAG cAGCCACAACTCATAAACCACAGTGCCTCCAATAAGCGGCACCGCTTCAAGCGCAGCATGCGGCTCCGGCTCTCCGAGTCGTCCATGAATCTGTCCCTCGAGGGCGTCGGCTCCTACTCGCCTTCCACCTCAGAGGATCAGCCCAGCGggtcagagaggctgcagaagACCAGCACCAACCCACAGAGAAGGGTTCACCCCGGGGCAGGGGTGCTGAGGAGAACCCCTGCGGTTTCACCAggttctgcagaggaagaggacatgATGTCTGTCTATGTGCCACAA ACGTCTGCAAAGGTGGACGAGcctccacagccccagcagtCCGCCCGGGCAGGGGAGCCAGGCGTCGAGGTGGCGGCTCTGGCCCTGGAGCGCCGCCCGGCTCCGTCCCTGGCCGAGCtcgacagcagcagctccttcagcagcgTGGATGAGGACAATGACTCGGATTCTGACACAGACAGCATGGCGCGAGCCCAGACCCACCTCTACCCGCGCCCGCCGCTCATGCGCTCTCGAGGCCGTGGCGGGCTGCACCGTATGAGCGAggcgtttgtgtgtttcttcGCTCCGGACAAGAGGCTGACACGACTGGTGGAGGAGCTGTCCAGAGACAGGCGCTCCACCTTTGGAGGCATGGTTCAGGACTTCCTCCTGGAACAGAGAGAGGTGCTCAAATCCCTGGTTTCCTCTACATCCTCTTCCTCGTCACGCGTGACCTCTGTGCAACTCCTGCAGGGTCTGCGCCTCTTCCTGTCCCAGGCAAAGTGCTGCCTGCTGGACAGCGGAGAGCTGGAACCTCCCATTGAAACCCTGGTGCCAGAGAACGAGAAAG acCTGGCGCTGGAGCGGGCCATGTTCTCCTGTGTGCTCAGGCCTCTGAAGTCCCCCCTTGCAAAGGCTCTGGTTGAGCTGCACAATCAGGACGGCTCCAGCCAGTGTCTCACCCAAAACCTGCTCCGACTGAAGGGGGACGCCGCCATGGAGCGCCTCGGCGTGCGGACGGGCGTCCCTGACGGCCGCGGGGTGGAGAGGGTGAAGCAGAAGCTGGTCATGATGCAGAGGACGCACTCGCCCATCGACAaggtgctgctgctcctgcaagTGTGCAAGTGCGTCCACAAGGCCATGGGGTCCTTACATG ggCAGGAAGTGAGCTGGGATGACTTCCTGCCGTCGTTGTCCTACGTGATTGTGGAGTGTAACAGGCCTCACATCCTGATAGAGGTGGAGTACAtgatggagctgctggagccGTCCTGGCTCGGAGGAGAGG GCGGGTACTACCTGACCAGCGTGTACGCCAGCCTGTGTCTGATCCAGAGCCTGGACAAGGAGCAGCCGTTCTCAGGCTGCCTGACGCCGGAGGCCCAGGAGGCGCTGAAGGAGTGGAGCTGCAGACGGAGCCGAGAGGCCCAGAGACAAAAGGAGAACCAGCAGAACCAG agGTGCGTTCGGATACTGTTCCAGGACGGGGAGCGGAGCGCCGTGCGGACGTTGCAGTGGAGAGCCGGGGAGACCAGCCAGGCCCTGGCGCAGCTGTGCGCCACCACCTTCGGAGTGTCCGACCCACAGCAATACACCCTGTACTGGCGCAGCGGCGGCGAGATGAGGGCCCTGCCGCCTCAGGCCCAGCCCCAGGACCTGGCCAGCCACAGCGAGGGAGGCCCCTCGCTCTCCTACCTGAGGACCGACCACGACTTCAGCAAGATGCGGCGGCTCACCAGAGGTGGCGCCGTGGACCTGAGCGAGTCGGTGTGTGAGGAGTGA